GTTCTGCACCGCGACCCATTGGCGCTCTTTCTTGCCACAGTTCCCTGGCTGCTGTCCATTGCTGGCTCATGGGCGTGTTGACAAGACCGGGGGCAATGGCATTGACCCGAATCAATGGTGCCAAGCTCACTGCTAACAACTTGGTCATGTGACTCAAGGCAGCTTTACTGACGGCATAGGGAATGGAGGCTCCCTTGGGGCGAATCCCTGCATGGGAGCTAATATTGACAATGCAGCTTGGACAGTCCTGACTGGCAGACTGGCGCAATGCTGCTTCAGCTTCTGTAATTAAGATCCAGGGAGCAATCACGTTGACCTCGTTCAGCTCCCGCCAGATGTCTGGAGAGGCTTGTTTTAAGTCAGCATGGGGAATCGTTGCGGTGATGCCTGCGTTGTTCACTAAGACATCTAGCCGACCGTAATGGGACAGCACCTCAGTAATTAACTGACGAGTTTGATCTTGATCCGAGAGATCGGCTTGAACATAGGTCGCACCTGAATGTTCTGCTGCTAATGCTCGGCCCACTGTCACGGAAGACTTGGAATGGAATGCGACGGCGAAGTTATCTTGGGCGAGACGAGTTGCGATCGCTTTACCAATACCTGACGTAGAACCCGTCACCAGAGCAACTCTTCGGTTATGGGTTTGTTTTGGAGTCATCCTTACTGCCTCTGCATTTTACGATTCAGGATAGAAACTGTTACTCGATTACTCAGTTGGCCTAGGGAGTAGTGTTCTAGCAAAATGTGGGATTGGTAATCTATCCCGGTCGCTTTGGAATCGGTGCTGTTAGGTTAGAGCTTGGTCAATCACCTGTACGAGCTGCTCTAATTCGGATTCCAAAGTCAAATAATGGACACAAGCTCTGACGCAGTTAGGATCTGCGATTAAGCGCACCATAATTTTTTGGCTTTCAAGCTGTTGGACAAAAGGACGATGATTATTATTGAAGCCTTCAATTTGGAAGGCGACTAAACCGGACTCTGGTGCTGTAGTGCGTAAACAGGTAATTTTCGGCAGGGTGCTGAGCATCTCCCATAAAATTCGACTGAGATGCACAATGCGTTGATAGCGATCTGTCGGTGTCCCCCACTGTTCTTGTAGCTCAATGGCGGCGGTCAGTCCCGGAAATAGTGGAAAGGCAGAAGTCGCCACCTCATACCGACGGCCATCGGGTTTCCAACCCGTGGGCTTACCCTGGGCATCCATATCAATCCCGCGCCAGCCGATAAAAGTGGGTTCCAACTGCGCTAATGAGGCGGGTCGAACATACAGCCCCCCTAAACCATCAGGACCGCAGAACCACTTATGACCGGTAAAGGCATAGAAATCTACATCTAACTCATCCACACTCAAGGGCAACACCCCGACAGATTGGGCGGCATCCACTAAAATGGCCACGGTGGGTACGGCTTGTCGACAGGCGGCTGCCATTGCTTGGAGGGGTAAGACCTGACCCGTGTTCCAAAGAATATGGCTCACCACAGCCAAACGGGTATTGGGTCGCAAATGCTTCACCATCACCGCAATTGGATCACCCTCATTCAGAGTTGCCATCAAGGGGAAGGTGGACACTTCGACCCCATAGCGATGCTTGAGCTGTTGGGCAGTGGCGATGATGCCAGGATGTTCACAGTCGGATAATAAGATGTGATCGCCAGGCTGCCAGTTGAACCCCCACATGGCGATATTGCAGCCGCTGGAAACAGATTCCGTCAGGGTAATCGTACTGGGAGAGACGTTGAGTTGAGATGCGATCGCACATCTAGTACCCTCAACTTTCTCGGTCATCCAAGTTAGTGCCCCCCCGGTAAACGGGCCAAGCTCTTGCATTTGGGTATAGGCAGACTGAATGGCAGTGAAGGCAGGAGTTGGTAGGGGGCCTTGACCACCGTGGTTGAAGTACAGCTTGTTCGCTAAAGCGGGAAATTGCTGTCGATGTACTTCTAGAGAATGCTGCTGATCGGAGGTCATACCTATCCTTAGGGTTCAGGTCACAAAGCCAGCTTACTAGCCTTTGCTATTCTGCCTGATTTTGTCATCTCAGTAGGCTTGCTCCCTGAGAAAAGTCTGACCATGCTAAAAATTTTCTCGGTTCTGGTCGCTGTCTGCAAATGCATCCGTCAGAACGTTATGCAAGAACAAGCCGAAATAGATCGATTGCCAGAGCAAGATCCAAACGAGTGTGTAGTCTTTCATTGTTTCCTCCAAAGTGGTGCCAAGGGTCATACGATGAGTCTCATTGGGTAACAATCCCGAGGTGAAGGGACACAAGATTAGGTGGTGCAGAATTGACTGGTTGGGATGACATTGAGACTAATGCCACTGACCATGAAGCCTGGGCGAGAACCTGAAATAACACATATGCTAGTGAATGCTACTGTTCTAGCAAGCTACAACTGATAAATAGCTGTCCAAGCAGTAGTTCAATATATAGGGTCTAGGCTGCATGCCAGATGACAGTGCTTTTTATTGACCTTGATTGCTGTAAACATCTTGATTCTAAATAGATTTATATAAAGCTTCAATCAAAGAATGATTGATTTTTATCTATACTAAAATTAGATACTTGATTTGGACTTGAGCTAATAGCTGGTATGACATCTTCATTAATCCTTTAGCTTAATTGTCGTCTAATCATATTCTGTAAAGCCATTTGGACATTCGACTGATTCTGGGGCTTGGATAGGAGCTGGTGGTATAGATTGGGATGTCACATCTGATTTACAGTAATTAAATGGGTCGTGCATCAAACAATTGTGGGGTAGGTGAGTATGTCATCCCAATGCCAAGCTCGCGAGGCTAGATCAGCACGTTGTGCCGCCGTTGTTTTAAGCCGACTGTGTGTCCAAATCCAATTGAAATAGCTGACCACTAATCGAGCAGTGACTTTGGTTTGCGCCCACACTTTGCCAAATTTGTTCTGGCGTCGATGCCATCGACCACTGTGCTGTCGAATAATGCCATTGGTGCGTTCGAGTCGTTGAGTTCTGTCCTTGCCAATGTAATGGTCAATCTTCCAAGGCAACACTCTTTCGTAACCACCCCAATCGTCGCTATTCCAGTCCTTGCAATCGGTCTTACCTTCAGTGCTAATCACCAGTTCATTCAATAATGAATCGGTGTGCTTGCCCACACGACACGAGAGGATCACGCCGCTTGTGTTTGCCAAGGTAATCGCCATCCAACAATCACCCATCTCTAGCTCATGGGGAAGACAGTGTTTTTGCTTTTTTTCACAAAGGACCACATTTCATCTGCACTGACATCCTCCGTTTCAACGGCTTGCACTTGGCCATTATGGAGTTGCTGAGATCGTTGGCTAGCAGCTCTTACTAGAGAGACTACAGTGTTGTAAGCTAGGCCACTGGTCCGAGTGATACCTCGAAGACTACTCCCTTCTGCATGGGCTTGGAGGACTTGTCGGACCTGCTCTGGACTCACCTGACGACGATAGTAAAGGGTATCAAAGCGTTCGGTAAAGGTCTGCTGGCACTCAGGACAACGGTATCGTTGAAGCATGTTGGGCATCTTGCCATGCTTGTGTGCTTTGGAATGACCGCATAGTGGGCATTGCATGGGTAGGTTAGAAGCTGAGCTGAGCCTCTAGTATACTCAACCCACAATTACTTGAGGCACGACCGCAGACATTCCCTGAAATATAGACAATGAAATTTAAAATAAATAGATGGAAGAATTTCTTTTCATTGATTGGGATAAGTTCACTTACCCTTTTGACTATCGGATGTGGGCCTGATCTAAAAGCAATCGAGTGTCAAGTACTACGTGAGGCTCACCAAAAAGGTTTTGATAAAGCAATTTTCATTAGACCTTTTGGAAGCTTGACCTATGATCACAGCATTGAAAAGCAGATGGCATCAAGTTGGACAAGTTCAGCCCAAAACATAGCTAAACTTGAAATTTCAGATACAAAACTCAAAAAAATCCAGGGAGAGCTTATAGCTGCCTATCAGCATGCAGGAGAACAAACAAGCCAAGCTGCTGCCCTTATCCCTACCAATAATCAAGTTGATGAAGTCTTGAGTAACCAAATCGAAAAGTTTCGCCGCGGCTCCATAGGACAGATGGATCGACTCTCTCAGGATATTCACTTGTACTGTAAAAACTGATAAAGCATCAATTTGTCCGAAAGATATATTGCAAAAGCTGTATGACTAAACCAAACAACAAAAGAAATAGGACACAACCAGTTCAATGGATGAGTCTAATATTGCTGTTGTCAGTGCTGATAACAGGCTGTGGCCCTGACTTCAAAAGTCAATGTAACACGGTCAGCGAGACACTTTGGGAAACAATAAATAAACGCCGATTAATGGATAAAAATCGAACAGAAATACTAGATGAAGCTGAGAATTCTGTAAAGTTATCTGCAAAATTAAGAACTCTTGATATAAGAGACGGGCGTATTTAGCGGATCGGGGATGCCTTAGTTTTCGGAATGGTCACCTCTGGGAATAAGGAGTCAAACCGTTCATTGACCCAGGCAATTCTCAAGATCAGTAAATGGTTGAAACCATCCTCACTCCAGCGCATGCCAACTCCCTTAAAGCGCTGCTGAATCAACCACTTGCATGCACTTTCAACCATTCCTGACCCGAGAGGAATCTGTTGCTGTTCAAAGTGCCGATAACGGATGTGGTTATGATGGCGTTGGAAATAAGCCTGCACCTGGAGCAACGTTGAAAAAGACTTTCCCGTTAACAGTTGTGAGTGAATCAATATCGTCAAGGACCGTAATACAAGTAGGTGTTGCCCGTGTCGCAATTGGTGTCGCCAGTGCCGGAACCAGGCTTGGGCTTGAGCAGAGCGGGCATCTCCAAACATCGCTTTAGTTGCTCGTGCCAGATGGCCTGCTGAATGAAAAAAGTCGAGGACTGCCACAGCACAATGAGAGAACAAGGTGCGATAGACTCGCCAGAAGCCTCGTCCCCCATCACTGAGCCAGATGACTTTTGGAGCAGATTCAAAGTCTTGTTTGTGAGCTTCGAGTTGAAGTAAAGGGATGAACTGGTCGATATCGCCCAATACTGCCACCAGTCTTCGACGCAGTAATTGGGGGACCTCCTTTTTAGCTCGGGTAACCCGTGTTCCCAGGCGAGCTAAGATGGCGACTTTGACTTCTCGCCACTGGATTTTTCCCTTGGGTGAGTTCGGGGTGGGGCGAAAGGGGACCATCACACCATCGGCGGCAATGGCCAAAGGTAGAGCAGATAACATCTCTGAAATCGCTTCACAAGGGGCCTGAGTCCCTGATGATTGAGCGTTGAGTTGAGCTTCTAATTCCTGCTGAGCTTTGTTACCCACGGATTGCACCCAGTTCCACAAACTGGATGGACTCACGGATAGACCACTCCACTGACCCAGCATCCAACTGGCCAGTTCATAGGGCATGAACAGACTCAACAAGCAGCCCAGACGCACCAGTTCTTCGCTGCTGTGCTGATAGGGGGCAATCCCAATGGCTTGATCCAGGGGAGTCAACAGACTGCCTGGACATCCTTTGGGACAACGGCCCACCCGTCGCTTTCAAGAGATAGTGCCTACCAGTGTCTGCATCTGACGAGATTCCCATCCCTTCGAATGTAAGCGGGTTCCGCAGGTAGTACATACAGGCCATACAAATACTGCTTTCGCGCGCCTTGAGAGTTCATCCTCCAGAAGACAGCGAGCTAGAAACAAGCCCATTTGCAGAACGATATAAACCATCTGACTCAGGCTGGTTGATACTTTGAGTGCTTCAGTTTGTTCTAGAAATTCGTCATGGGCTAGCACGGTTAGCAATTGCGATGGTAGGGTCATGATAGTTTTTTGGTTCGGGTACAGGATCTATTGTCCTTGACCCGTTTTTCTTTGAGCCATGCATCCCCGATCCTTTGCTTACGCCCATAAGAGACAGCAAACTTAAGAAATTAGTCAAAAGCACAGCTACTGCTTTTGATGAAGTAGCAGAAGCAAACCGTAAGCTTGCACAATATTCTGATGAAGATGGAACATTGAGCTACTATACAGAACGGCAACAGAAGCAGAAACAGAACGCTATAGTTACCCAACACAAACAAGCTAATGGGAAAATCCGAGAATCAGTGGATCAAATGGGTAATCATTGCGATTTCTACATTAGTTTCTAGAATACTAAAGAATATTAAGTTGAGTTCTATTTAGAGTTCAATGTCACTGACATTGAACTCTAAATAGGATGCTATACGGCATCAGCAGTGTTGACGATGGGCGTAAGCAAAGGATCGGGGATGCATGGCTCAAAGAAAAACGGGTCAAGGACAATAGATCCTGTACCCGAAGGGCGTATTTAGCGGATCGGGGATGCCTTAGTTTTCGGAATGGTCACCTCTGGGAATAAGGAGTCAAACCGTTCATTGACCCAGGCAATTCTCAAGATCAGTAAATGGTTGAAACCATCCTCACTCCAGCGCATGCCAACTCCCTTAAAGCGCTGCTGAATCAACCACTTGCATGCACTTTCAACCATTCCTGACCCGAGAGGAATCTGTTGCTGTTCAAAGTGCCGATAACGGATGTGGTTATGATGGCGTTGGAAATAAGCCTGCACCTGGAGCAACGTTGAAAAAGACTTTCCCGTTAACAGTTGTGAGTGAATCAATATCGTCAAGGACCGTAATACAAGTAGGTGTTGCCCGTGTCGCAATTGGTGTCGCCAGTGCCGGAACCAGGCTTGGGCTTGAGCAGAGCGGGCATCTCCAAACATCGCTTTAGTTGCTCGTGCCAGATGGCCTGCTGAATGAAAAAAGTCGAGGACTGCCACAGCACAATGAGAGAACAAGGTGCGATAGACTCGCCAGAAGCCTCGTCCCCCATCACTGAGCCAGATGACTTTTGGAGCAGATTCAAAGTCTTGTTTGTGAGCTTCGAGTTGAAGTAAAGGGATGAACTGGTCGATATCGCCCAATACTGCCACCAGTCTTCGACGCAGTAATTGGGGGACCTCCTTTTTAGCTCGGGTAACCCGTGTTCCCAGGCGAGCTAAGATGGCGACTTTGACTTCTCGCCACTGGATTTTTCCCTTGGGTGAGTTCGGGGTGGGGCGAAAGGGGACCATCACACCATCGGCGGCAATGGCCAAAGGTAGAGCAGATAACATCTCTGAAATCGCTTCACAAGGGGCCTGAGTCCCTGATGATTGAGCGTTGAGTTGAGCTTCTAATTCCTGCTGAGCTTTGTTACCCACGGATTGCACCCAGTTCCACAAACTGGATGGACTCACGGATAGACCACTCCACTGACCCAGCATCCAACTGGCCAGTTCATAGGGCATGAACAGACTCAACAAGCAGCCCAGACGCACCAGTTCTTCGCTGCTGTGCTGATAGGGGGCAATCCCAATGGCTTGATCCAGGGGAGTCAACAGACTGCCTGGACATCCTTTGGGACAACGGCCCACCCGTCGCTTTCAAGAGATAGTGCCTACCAGTGTCTGCATCTGACGAGATTCCCATCCCTTCGAATGTAAGCGGGTTCCGCAGGTAGTACATACAGGCCATACAAATACTGCTTTCGCGCGCCTTGAGAGTTCATCCTCCAGAAGACAGCGAGCTAGAAACAAGCCCATTTGCAGAACGATATAAACCATCTGACTCAGGCTGGTTGATACTTTGAGTGCTTCAGTTTGTTCTAGAAATTCGTCATGGGCTAGCACGGTTAGCAATTGCGATGGTAGGGTCATGATAGTTTTTTGGTTCGGGTACGGGCGTATTTAGCGGATCGGGGATGCCTTAGTTTTCGGAATGGTCACCTCTGGGAATAAGGAGTCAAACCGTTCATTGACCCAGGCAATTCTCAAGATCAGTAAATGGTTGAAACCATCCTCACTCCAGCGCATGCCAACTCCCTTAAAGCGCTGCTGAATCAACCACTTGCATGCACTTTCAACCATTCCTGACCCGAGAGGAATCTGTTGCTGTTCAAAGTGCCGATAACGGATGTGGTTATGATGGCGTTGGAAATAAGCCTGCACCTGGAGCAACGTTGAAAAAGACTTTCCCGTTAACAGTTGTGAGTGAATCAATATCGTCAAGGACCGTAATACAAGTAGGTGTTGCCCGTGTCGCAATTGGTGTCGCCAGTGCCGGAACCAGGCTTGGGCTTGAGCAGAGCGGGCATCTCCAAACATCGCTTTAGTTGCTCGTGCCAGATGGCCTGCTGAATGAAAAAAGTCGAGGACTGCCACAGCACAATGAGAGAACAAGGTGCGATAGACTCGCCAGAAGCCTCGTCCCCCATCACTGAGCCAGATGACTTTTGGAGCAGATTCAAAGTCTTGTTTGTGAGCTTCGAGTTGAAGTAAAGGGATGAACTGGTCGATATCGCCCAATACTGCCACCAGTCTTCGACGCAGTAATTGGGGGACCTCCTTTTTAGCTCGGGTAACCCGTGTTCCCAGGCGAGCTAAGATGGCGACTTTGACTTCTCGCCACTGGATTTTTCCCTTGGGTGAGTTCGGGGTGGGGCGAAAGGGGACCATCACACCATCGGCGGCAATGGCCAAAGGTAGAGCAGATAACATCTCTGAAATCGCTTCACAAGGGGCCTGAGTCCCTGATGATTGAGCGTTGAGTTGAGCTTCTAATTCCTGCTGAGCTTTGTTACCCACGGATTGCACCCAGTTCCACAAACTGGATGGACTCACGGATAGACCACTCCACTGACCCAGCATCCAACTGGCCAGTTCATAGGGCATGAACAGACTCAACAAGCAGCCCAGACGCACCAGTTCTTCGCTGCTGTGCTGATAGGGGGCAATCCCAATGGCTTGATCCAGGGGAGTCAACAGACTGCCTGGACATCCTTTGGGACAACGGCCCACCCGTCGCTTTCAAGAGATAGTGCCTACCAGTGTCTGCATCTGACGAGATTCCCATCCCTTCGAATGTAAGCGGGTTCCGCAGGTAGTACATACAGGCCATACAAATACTGCTTTCGCGCGCCTTGAGAGTTCATCCTCCAGAAGACAGCGAGCTAGAAACAAGCCCATTTGCAGAACGATATAAACCATCTGACTCAGGCTGGTTGATACTTTGAGTGCTTCAGTTTGTTCTAGAAATTCGTCATGGGCTAGCACGGTTAGCAATTGCGATGGTAGGGTCATGATAGTTTTTTGGTTCGGGTACAGGATCTATTGTCCTTGACCCGTTTTTCTTTGAGCCATGCATCCCCGATCCTTTGCTTACGCCCTGTTTCATCCCTATGATGGCGGCGCAGACGTCGTGTTAGCCACAACTGAACAAAGAGATAGGCTCAAGAAAAAATATGATGAGTGGTTATCGGATCATCCTGACGGTTTTTAACGCCCACTCCAGTCCGTTGGAGGACTGGGCAGTTGAATGAAGATGTTGTGTGAAATGAGGGTGGCCGCATGCCCA
The Acaryochloris marina S15 genome window above contains:
- a CDS encoding SDR family NAD(P)-dependent oxidoreductase; the encoded protein is MTPKQTHNRRVALVTGSTSGIGKAIATRLAQDNFAVAFHSKSSVTVGRALAAEHSGATYVQADLSDQDQTRQLITEVLSHYGRLDVLVNNAGITATIPHADLKQASPDIWRELNEVNVIAPWILITEAEAALRQSASQDCPSCIVNISSHAGIRPKGASIPYAVSKAALSHMTKLLAVSLAPLIRVNAIAPGLVNTPMSQQWTAARELWQERAPMGRGAEPEEIAQVTSMLIASHYITGEILLSDGGLNLT
- a CDS encoding aminotransferase class V-fold PLP-dependent enzyme, with the protein product MTSDQQHSLEVHRQQFPALANKLYFNHGGQGPLPTPAFTAIQSAYTQMQELGPFTGGALTWMTEKVEGTRCAIASQLNVSPSTITLTESVSSGCNIAMWGFNWQPGDHILLSDCEHPGIIATAQQLKHRYGVEVSTFPLMATLNEGDPIAVMVKHLRPNTRLAVVSHILWNTGQVLPLQAMAAACRQAVPTVAILVDAAQSVGVLPLSVDELDVDFYAFTGHKWFCGPDGLGGLYVRPASLAQLEPTFIGWRGIDMDAQGKPTGWKPDGRRYEVATSAFPLFPGLTAAIELQEQWGTPTDRYQRIVHLSRILWEMLSTLPKITCLRTTAPESGLVAFQIEGFNNNHRPFVQQLESQKIMVRLIADPNCVRACVHYLTLESELEQLVQVIDQALT
- a CDS encoding IS1 family transposase (programmed frameshift), whose product is MQCPLCGHSKAHKHGKMPNMLQRYRCPECQQTFTERFDTLYYRRQVSPEQVRQVLQAHAEGSSLRGITRTSGLAYNTVVSLVRAASQRSQQLHNGQVQAVETEDVSADEMWSFVKKQKHCLPHELEMGDCWMAITLANTSGVILSCRVGKHTDSLLNELVISTEGKTDCKDWNSDDWGGYERVLPWKIDHYIGKDRTQRLERTNGIIRQHSGRWHRRQNKFGKVWAQTKVTARLVVSYFNWIWTHSRLKTTAAQRADLASRAWHWDDILTYPTIV
- a CDS encoding DUF3885 domain-containing protein, whose amino-acid sequence is MHPRSFAYALFHPYDGGADVVLATTEQRDRLKKKYDEWLSDHPDGF